One stretch of Leishmania panamensis strain MHOM/PA/94/PSC-1 chromosome 29 sequence DNA includes these proteins:
- a CDS encoding hypothetical protein (TriTrypDB/GeneDB-style sysID: LpmP.29.1740), producing MLDLCAARTSQKALDHQTCLTHERYLTCTVGVTNTMFSSPILHGDAVRLDGRLVHCGSSSMGIYIRFYRQSPSTRTETPAGESFFTMVAITPDLKAAKVVPAMELTDPFDIELHNRYTKILQIQAENAKNTAERLKRILTTEEAQCSINEQKPIHVRINSTKVEANRIFFTSCMNNNNTVFGGELMAWMEQHAVHCGRMFTGNRHVFTIGMHSVAFPEPVFATDWVTLEATVIYVRNTTMEVDVVLKAERKDTSTVITNRASFLLINNDDIGRKCSIPIGLVLNGATQEELQRFMEARVRNRCSVAHRDAFYGANSRTGTTNLQVDKKGEGKRVGKREE from the coding sequence ATGCTTGATCTGTGCGCAGCCCGCACCTCACAGAAGGCACTTGATCACCAGACTTGCCTGACCCATGAGCGGTACCTGACGTGCACCGTGGGGGTCACGAACACGATGTTCTCGTCGCCCATTCTGCACGGCGACGCGGTCCGGCTGGATGGCCGACTGGTGCACTGTGGCTCCAGCTCCATGGGCATTTACATTCGCTTCTACCGGCAGTCGCCGTCGACCCGCACCGAGACCCCGGCTGGCGAGTCCTTCTTCACCATGGTGGCCATCACGCCGGATTTGAAGGCAGCCAAGGTTGTCCCGGCGATGGAACTGACCGATCCGTTTGATATTGAATTGCACAACCGCTACACTAAAATTCTCCAGATTCAGGCGGAGAACGCCAAGAACACGGCAGAGCGCTTGAAGCGCATCCTCACCACCGAGGAGGCTCAGTGCTCTATCAACGAGCAAAAGCCGATTCATGTCCGCATAAACTCCACCAAGGTGGAGGCGAACCGCATCTTCTTCACGTCGTGCatgaacaacaacaacaccgtcTTTGGTGGAGAGCTGATGGCATGGATGGAGCAGCACGCCGTGCACTGCGGCCGCATGTTCACTGGCAACCGCCATGTCTTTACGATTGGGATGCACAGCGTCGCTTTCCCCGAGCCGGTATTCGCCACGGACTGGGTGACGCTCGAGGCGACCGTCATTTACGTGCGCAACACCACAATGGAGGTGGATGTAGTGCTCAAGGCAGAGCGCAAAGACACCAGCACCGTCATCACAAATCGTGCGTCATTTTTGCTGATCAACAACGACGACATTGGGCGGAAGTGCAGTATCCCGATAGGGCTGGTGTTGAATGGGGCGACGCAGGAGGAGCTTCAGCGCTTCATGGAGGCCCGTGTCCGGAaccgctgcagcgtggctCATCGTGATGCATTTTATGGCGCCAACTCTCGTACTGGCACGACGAATCTACAAGTCgacaaaaaaggagaaggcaaaagggtaggaaagagagaggagtga